The Deinococcus sp. Leaf326 genomic interval CCATCGCCAGAGCTCGGGCAATCGCCACGCGCTGCTGCTGCCCCCCCGAGAGCTGGGCGGGCGATTTGGCGGTCTGCTCGGCGATGCCTACCCGTTCGAGCAGGGCCATCGCCCGCGCGCGCGCCTCGGCCTCGCTCAGGCCACGCAGTTTCATGGGCGCGAGCATCACGTTGCGCAGCACGTTCATGTGCGGAAACAGGTTGAAGCTCTGGAAGACCATCCCGACCTCGCGCCGCACCGCTTCGAGGCGGCGCAGGCCCGAGAGCGCGTGACCGTCCACCACGACCTCGCCGCCCTGAAAGGGTTCGAGGCGGTTGATGCAGCGGATCAGGGTGCTCTTGCCGCTGCCCGAGGGGCCGATCACGACGACCTTCTGGCCCGCCGGAATAGTGAGGTTGATATCGCGCAGAACCTGATGCGGGCCGAACCACTTGTTCAGGCCGCTGATCTGGATGATGTCGGTCATGGGGCAGGCCTCACAGAAAGGGACTCGTGACCCACAGCACGTCGGCCGCCTCGTCGCCGGGGTTGCGCCAGTTGTGGGGAATGCGCGACGAGAGCGTGATCGAGTCGCCCTCCTCCAGAAAGTAGTGGGCGTCTTCCACGATCATCTCCAGGCGCCCGCGCAGCACGGTCACGAAGGACACGTCGGCGTCGAGGGTATACAGTTCCTCGCCGCCGTGCCCGCCGGGGTCGATGCGCGAACGCAGCACCATCAGCTCGCCCGCGAGGCCCTGCGAGAGCAGGCGCTCGTTCAGGCCCACGCCGCCGAAATTGACGAGCGGGGCCTGCTCGGCGCGCACCAGCCGGGTC includes:
- a CDS encoding helix-turn-helix domain-containing protein; the encoded protein is MKIKDVREKTEAHIGARVRAIRQQKRLTLEQVVQKSGLDKSYLSRLERDLATPSVATLVRVCEALGVRPGELFDPPQTRLVRAEQAPLVNFGGVGLNERLLSQGLAGELMVLRSRIDPGGHGGEELYTLDADVSFVTVLRGRLEMIVEDAHYFLEEGDSITLSSRIPHNWRNPGDEAADVLWVTSPFL
- a CDS encoding amino acid ABC transporter ATP-binding protein, with translation MTDIIQISGLNKWFGPHQVLRDINLTIPAGQKVVVIGPSGSGKSTLIRCINRLEPFQGGEVVVDGHALSGLRRLEAVRREVGMVFQSFNLFPHMNVLRNVMLAPMKLRGLSEAEARARAMALLERVGIAEQTAKSPAQLSGGQQQRVAIARALAMEPRIMLFDEPTSALDPEMVGEVLDVMRGLAGSGMTMIVVTHEMGFAREVADRVLFMDRGEVLEDAPPADFFSRPRLERTRTFLQRVAHH